A window from Aliamphritea hakodatensis encodes these proteins:
- a CDS encoding extracellular solute-binding protein, which translates to MLNTHFKKALSAAVLSTAAAGSAQAATEISWWHAMGGQLGETVNTISKDFNASQSSCVIKPTYKGSYEEAMTAGIAAFRARQSPNIIQIFDAGAATIINAPGAAYPVADLLRENGQTFDSQDYIAGVRNFYADAEGKMIGMPFNASTPVLYYNKALLEKAGVKPPKTWEEFEAIAPKLKDAGVIALSQSHTPWIFSENFHSRHNLQLSDANNGFSGVATEIKYNNPEMIRHFDKMKSWKDNGWYGYYGSNWGDNRTPFEKKEVAMWLGSSGSFGGLKTTAKFDFGTTYLPYWNSITQGKEYNTFIGGAALFAFSGKDKAQNTCTADFFAYMSAPKTQVFWHKETGYVPITKAAYEAAQAEGYYNREPSAEVGIQQLSLPGGEWTKGYRLGFYVQIRDVMKREYDKLFNGDIDAAQAFSTIEAEGDKLLGKFAKTLGKQNVAKN; encoded by the coding sequence ATGTTAAATACACATTTCAAAAAGGCGCTGAGCGCGGCAGTACTGAGCACAGCAGCAGCCGGTTCTGCACAGGCGGCAACTGAAATTTCCTGGTGGCACGCGATGGGTGGCCAGTTAGGTGAAACGGTTAACACCATTTCTAAAGACTTCAATGCCAGCCAGAGCAGCTGTGTCATCAAGCCGACTTACAAAGGCTCATACGAAGAAGCTATGACCGCCGGTATCGCCGCGTTCCGCGCCAGGCAGTCACCGAACATCATCCAGATTTTCGATGCCGGCGCAGCCACCATCATCAACGCGCCGGGAGCCGCCTATCCGGTGGCTGACCTGCTGAGAGAAAACGGCCAGACCTTTGATTCTCAGGACTACATTGCCGGTGTTCGTAACTTTTATGCTGATGCTGAAGGCAAAATGATCGGCATGCCGTTCAACGCCTCAACGCCGGTGCTGTATTACAACAAAGCACTGCTGGAAAAGGCCGGTGTAAAACCACCGAAGACCTGGGAAGAATTCGAAGCCATTGCGCCGAAGCTGAAAGACGCCGGTGTGATCGCCCTGTCGCAGTCACACACGCCATGGATCTTCTCCGAAAACTTCCATTCCCGTCATAACCTGCAGCTGTCCGATGCAAACAACGGGTTCAGCGGTGTTGCTACTGAAATTAAGTACAACAACCCTGAAATGATCAGGCACTTCGACAAAATGAAGTCATGGAAAGATAACGGCTGGTACGGTTATTACGGTTCTAACTGGGGCGATAACCGTACCCCGTTCGAGAAAAAAGAAGTGGCAATGTGGCTGGGATCTTCCGGCTCATTCGGTGGCCTGAAAACCACCGCCAAGTTTGATTTCGGTACCACTTACCTGCCCTACTGGAACAGCATCACCCAGGGTAAGGAATACAACACCTTTATCGGTGGCGCAGCCCTGTTCGCATTCTCCGGTAAAGATAAAGCGCAGAATACCTGTACAGCTGACTTCTTCGCCTATATGAGCGCACCGAAGACACAGGTTTTCTGGCACAAAGAAACCGGTTATGTGCCGATTACCAAAGCAGCTTATGAAGCGGCTCAGGCAGAAGGCTATTACAACCGGGAGCCAAGTGCCGAAGTGGGTATTCAGCAGCTGAGCCTGCCAGGCGGCGAATGGACCAAGGGCTACCGTCTGGGCTTCTACGTACAGATCCGCGATGTCATGAAGCGTGAGTACGACAAGCTGTTCAACGGCGACATTGACGCGGCTCAGGCATTTAGCACCATTGAAGCAGAAGGCGACAAGCTGCTCGGCAAATTTGCCAAAACACTGGGTAAGCAGAACGTTGCCAAAAATTAA
- a CDS encoding ABC transporter permease subunit has product MQQRKSLFLNTSATLGFIFLYAPIIALIVYSFNKSKLVTVWGGWSLKWYSALFNNEQIMTAAWLSLKVAFLSATIAVVLGTLAGFVLSRMGRFPGKLVLSGWITAPLVMPEVITGLSLLLLFVAMEGAFGWPSGRGIGTIIIAHSTFCLAYVAVIVQSRLSAMDESLEEAAMDLGAKPFSLFFLVTLPLISPAIISGWLLSFTLSLDDLVIASFVSGPGNSTLPMVIFSKVRLGVTPEVNALATIMIGIVALGVVGAIWQMRRQNRMMNRID; this is encoded by the coding sequence ATGCAACAACGTAAATCACTGTTCCTGAACACCAGCGCGACCCTGGGATTTATCTTCCTGTACGCGCCGATCATTGCGCTGATCGTTTACAGTTTCAACAAATCCAAACTGGTCACCGTGTGGGGGGGCTGGTCGCTGAAATGGTACAGCGCGCTGTTTAACAACGAGCAGATCATGACCGCCGCCTGGCTGAGTCTGAAAGTTGCCTTCCTCAGTGCCACCATCGCGGTGGTGCTGGGTACCCTGGCGGGCTTCGTGCTGTCGCGGATGGGCCGCTTTCCGGGCAAGCTGGTCCTGTCCGGCTGGATCACCGCGCCGCTGGTGATGCCGGAAGTCATTACCGGTCTCTCCCTGTTGCTGCTGTTTGTGGCGATGGAAGGGGCCTTTGGCTGGCCGTCAGGCCGGGGCATCGGCACCATCATCATTGCCCACAGTACTTTCTGTCTGGCCTATGTGGCGGTGATCGTGCAGTCACGTTTATCTGCCATGGATGAATCGCTGGAAGAAGCCGCGATGGACCTGGGGGCCAAGCCGTTCAGCCTGTTCTTCCTGGTGACCTTGCCGCTGATCTCCCCGGCGATCATCTCCGGCTGGCTGCTGTCGTTCACCCTGTCGCTGGATGATCTGGTGATCGCCAGCTTCGTCTCCGGCCCGGGTAACAGTACGCTGCCTATGGTGATCTTCTCCAAGGTGCGCTTAGGTGTGACGCCGGAAGTGAACGCCCTGGCGACCATCATGATCGGCATTGTGGCGCTGGGTGTGGTCGGGGCTATCTGGCAGATGCGCCGCCAGAACCGAATGATGAACCGGATCGATTAA
- a CDS encoding LysR family transcriptional regulator yields MLADLKIAQLRHFIWVAELKGFHAAAERAHRTQPAISLSIRDLENKLGEALFEKHHSKTNKTELTPFGHYFLPKAKELISHHDRVAEDMELLAKHRTGHLRLASVPSIASRVLPALLQDFVSQAPDLHISCFDDNSDAVIRMIENQQVDFGLTNLLKPDQYTNLTFTPIWQDEVGVVCPAGHPLAGEESVDWKVLKNYRLIGNGTSRLLEGTDAAGLLDKSPLYVSNMISLLAMLDAGFGITTLPRYAFPENNPDLSFVPLHSPQVIRRIGVVQQTNRSLSPPAEAFYKFILQQCCSESEGESETGV; encoded by the coding sequence ATGTTGGCAGATCTGAAGATCGCGCAGCTGCGTCACTTCATCTGGGTGGCTGAACTCAAAGGCTTTCATGCCGCTGCAGAGCGGGCGCACCGTACCCAGCCGGCAATCTCCTTATCGATCCGCGATCTGGAAAATAAGCTCGGCGAAGCGCTGTTCGAGAAACATCACTCGAAGACCAATAAGACTGAGCTGACGCCGTTCGGGCATTATTTTCTGCCCAAGGCGAAAGAGCTGATCAGCCATCATGACCGGGTGGCAGAAGATATGGAGCTGCTGGCCAAGCACCGGACCGGACATCTGCGGCTGGCCTCCGTGCCTTCCATTGCCAGCCGGGTATTGCCGGCGCTGCTGCAGGATTTTGTCAGCCAGGCGCCTGACCTGCACATCAGCTGTTTTGACGATAATTCTGATGCGGTTATCCGGATGATTGAAAATCAGCAGGTGGATTTTGGTCTGACTAACCTTTTAAAGCCGGATCAGTACACTAACCTGACTTTTACCCCCATCTGGCAGGATGAAGTGGGGGTGGTATGTCCGGCAGGGCATCCGCTGGCCGGTGAAGAAAGCGTCGACTGGAAAGTGCTGAAAAATTACCGGCTGATCGGTAACGGTACCTCCCGGCTGCTGGAAGGCACAGATGCGGCAGGCTTGCTGGATAAGTCGCCGCTGTATGTATCCAATATGATCTCTTTGCTGGCGATGCTGGATGCAGGCTTTGGCATCACCACTCTGCCGCGCTATGCGTTTCCTGAGAACAATCCCGATCTGAGTTTTGTGCCGCTGCACTCCCCGCAGGTGATTCGCCGGATCGGTGTGGTACAACAGACGAACCGTTCGCTGTCGCCGCCCGCTGAAGCCTTCTATAAGTTCATACTGCAGCAATGTTGCAGTGAGTCGGAAGGTGAGTCTGAAACGGGTGTATAG
- a CDS encoding glutamine amidotransferase-related protein, producing the protein MKVGILAAGITPEELQAQFGTYADMFVQLFNTAEYEFEYDIYDVREDVFPVGPEVCDSWIITGSKSGVYENQEWMQRLKTLIIEIHRQQKPLLGICFGHQIIAEAFGGKVIKFNGEWGLGLQTYQLVSDSPYIPAEVAGKPFTINAVHQDQVVEKPANADVFASSDFCQYAGLLYGDRIMTFQGHPEFTMAFEDALLTFRDGDGIPHEHAQKGLESLAAENASIDSAEVSHWMANVLLQRPAN; encoded by the coding sequence ATGAAAGTTGGTATTCTCGCCGCCGGTATCACACCGGAGGAATTACAGGCTCAGTTCGGTACCTATGCCGATATGTTCGTACAGCTGTTCAACACCGCTGAATATGAATTTGAGTATGATATTTATGACGTTCGCGAAGACGTATTCCCTGTCGGCCCCGAAGTGTGCGACAGCTGGATCATCACCGGCTCCAAATCCGGCGTCTACGAGAATCAGGAATGGATGCAACGCCTGAAAACCCTGATCATAGAGATCCACCGACAGCAGAAACCCTTACTGGGGATCTGTTTTGGCCATCAGATAATCGCAGAAGCTTTTGGCGGCAAAGTCATTAAGTTCAACGGCGAATGGGGCCTTGGCCTGCAAACCTATCAACTGGTGAGCGACAGCCCGTATATTCCTGCAGAAGTAGCCGGCAAACCCTTTACCATTAACGCGGTTCATCAGGATCAGGTCGTCGAAAAGCCAGCTAACGCCGACGTATTCGCCAGCTCTGATTTCTGCCAGTATGCAGGCCTGCTGTACGGTGACCGTATCATGACCTTCCAGGGTCACCCGGAATTCACCATGGCGTTTGAAGATGCACTGCTGACATTCCGCGACGGTGACGGCATCCCCCACGAACATGCACAGAAAGGGCTGGAATCTCTGGCCGCTGAAAACGCCAGCATCGATTCTGCTGAAGTGTCCCACTGGATGGCCAACGTCCTGTTGCAGCGCCCGGCAAACTGA
- a CDS encoding ABC transporter permease subunit produces MRTKVSFLDHGILWAGVIFLLMPLWIAFASSTHTAEYIANEGVQFWFGDNFINTYSGLLNGTSSIFLEKGDNNVTGTGAWIMLKNSLILGFGFAIGKIIFSMLAAYAIVYFRFPLANLFFWIIFASLLLPLEVRIIPSYEIVASMGLVNTYTGLILPLIASATATFFFRQFYLSVPEELIEAARLDNAGPVRFFLDILLPLSKTMIAAIFIIMFVVGWNQYLWPILMTTDSSFNTLLLGIKNIVNVIDEGKIPAYNRVFALSVLAVTPPVLIVIFFQRWFIKGLVETEK; encoded by the coding sequence ATGCGTACCAAGGTTTCTTTCCTCGATCACGGCATTCTCTGGGCCGGAGTCATCTTCCTGCTGATGCCTCTGTGGATCGCCTTTGCCTCTTCCACCCATACCGCTGAATACATCGCCAATGAAGGGGTGCAGTTCTGGTTTGGGGATAACTTTATTAACACCTATTCAGGGTTACTCAACGGCACCTCGAGTATTTTTCTGGAAAAAGGTGACAACAATGTCACCGGCACCGGCGCCTGGATAATGCTGAAAAACTCACTGATTCTGGGCTTTGGCTTTGCCATCGGTAAGATCATTTTTTCAATGCTGGCGGCCTATGCGATTGTCTATTTTCGCTTTCCGCTGGCGAACCTGTTTTTCTGGATTATCTTCGCCTCACTGTTGCTTCCTCTGGAGGTGCGGATTATTCCGTCCTACGAAATTGTCGCCAGCATGGGGTTAGTGAACACCTACACCGGACTGATTCTGCCACTGATTGCATCCGCCACCGCCACCTTCTTTTTCCGTCAGTTTTACCTGTCGGTACCGGAAGAGCTGATCGAAGCCGCCCGGCTGGATAACGCAGGCCCCGTACGTTTCTTTCTGGATATTCTGCTGCCGCTGTCCAAAACCATGATCGCGGCGATTTTTATCATCATGTTTGTGGTGGGCTGGAATCAGTACCTGTGGCCCATTCTGATGACCACCGACAGCAGTTTTAACACCCTGCTGCTGGGCATCAAGAATATCGTCAACGTCATTGATGAAGGCAAGATCCCCGCTTACAACCGGGTGTTTGCCCTTTCGGTACTGGCCGTTACGCCCCCGGTTCTGATCGTGATCTTTTTCCAGCGCTGGTTCATTAAAGGTCTGGTTGAAACCGAAAAATAA
- a CDS encoding endonuclease/exonuclease/phosphatase family protein translates to MLCETLVEQLTPVTQATRDQMQASAANNTGADPCDLHQNWMADTPCMHQLEQGAATGTDDLLNSHVRVAAWNMERCLDPSGSARLLQSHRPDVILLSEMDAGMARSGQRHTTQALAQQLGMHYLYGVEFVELELGCDTERQLASDDFNALGWHGNAILSRVPFTRAAMLRLDDHGHWFAGKSVGGVFGQPRVGGRMAILAEIATESGPVTFVSTHLESDAGADSAGVRNSQLLSLIDIAEHFADCNTRENLSPIIIGGDLNTGNNLPDGLDWQAETLFASAEARGYHWQANPPGMTTRPSRITLENAAPKKLDWFCARDVQADNGQIIAALDSSGIPLSDHELIVADWQL, encoded by the coding sequence ATGCTGTGTGAAACCCTTGTTGAGCAGTTAACCCCGGTTACTCAGGCAACCCGGGATCAGATGCAGGCATCCGCAGCCAATAACACAGGTGCCGACCCCTGTGACTTACATCAAAACTGGATGGCAGATACACCCTGTATGCACCAGTTGGAACAGGGGGCTGCAACCGGCACGGATGATCTGCTGAACAGCCATGTGCGGGTGGCAGCCTGGAATATGGAGCGTTGTCTGGATCCGTCGGGCAGTGCCCGCCTGCTGCAGTCACACCGGCCGGATGTCATTCTGCTGTCAGAAATGGACGCGGGCATGGCCCGCAGCGGTCAGCGGCACACGACTCAGGCGCTGGCACAGCAGTTAGGAATGCACTACCTCTACGGGGTTGAATTCGTGGAGCTGGAGTTAGGCTGTGACACTGAAAGACAGCTGGCCAGCGACGACTTCAATGCCCTTGGATGGCACGGCAACGCCATTCTCAGCCGGGTTCCCTTTACCCGGGCGGCGATGCTGCGGCTGGATGACCATGGCCACTGGTTTGCCGGAAAATCGGTCGGCGGTGTATTCGGCCAGCCCCGCGTTGGAGGGCGCATGGCTATTCTGGCGGAAATCGCTACAGAGAGCGGCCCGGTCACCTTTGTCAGTACCCACCTTGAAAGTGATGCAGGTGCAGACAGCGCCGGTGTACGGAACAGCCAGCTACTCAGCCTGATTGATATCGCTGAACATTTCGCTGATTGTAATACTCGGGAGAACCTGTCGCCGATCATTATCGGCGGTGATCTGAATACCGGAAATAATCTGCCCGACGGGCTGGACTGGCAGGCTGAAACCCTGTTTGCCAGCGCCGAAGCCCGGGGTTATCACTGGCAGGCAAACCCACCGGGTATGACCACCCGGCCATCACGCATTACCCTGGAAAATGCCGCGCCGAAAAAGCTCGACTGGTTTTGTGCCCGGGATGTTCAGGCGGATAACGGCCAGATCATTGCAGCACTGGACAGCAGCGGTATACCCCTGTCAGACCATGAACTGATTGTGGCAGACTGGCAACTTTAA
- a CDS encoding ABC transporter permease subunit → MGRLIYALRHLSLGRWTVISLPSLWLAIFFFVPFLVVFKISLAEPTISIPPYSSLLEWDPEESFATLKLNLGNYLYLFEDAFYLEAYLSSIRIAAVSTFFTLLVAFPMAYLIARSKSTTRILLLSLVILPFWTSFLLRVYAWMGFLKKNGLINEFLLSFGIIDQPLTMLQTDFAVYIGIVYTYLPFMVLPLYTALEKMDLTLLEAAEDLGGRPLQNFFLITLPQAVPGIIAGCLLVFIPAVGEYVIPALLGGSDTLMIGKVLWDEFFLNRDWPMASAVATVMLIVLVLPIMLIRNTKAGKELA, encoded by the coding sequence ATGGGGCGCCTGATCTATGCATTACGTCACCTGAGTCTCGGCCGCTGGACGGTTATCTCACTGCCAAGCCTGTGGCTGGCCATCTTCTTTTTCGTGCCGTTTCTGGTGGTGTTCAAAATCTCCCTGGCGGAGCCGACCATCTCGATTCCGCCGTACAGCTCCCTGCTGGAGTGGGACCCGGAAGAGTCCTTTGCCACCCTGAAGCTGAACCTGGGTAACTACCTTTACCTGTTTGAAGACGCCTTCTATCTGGAAGCCTATTTAAGCTCGATCCGCATTGCTGCGGTATCGACCTTCTTTACCTTACTGGTGGCCTTCCCGATGGCGTACCTGATCGCCCGCAGCAAATCCACCACCCGGATTTTACTGCTGTCGCTGGTGATCCTGCCATTCTGGACCTCCTTCCTGTTGCGGGTATACGCCTGGATGGGCTTCCTGAAAAAGAACGGCCTGATCAACGAATTTCTGTTGTCTTTTGGCATCATCGATCAGCCGCTGACCATGCTGCAGACCGACTTTGCCGTCTACATCGGCATCGTTTATACCTATCTGCCATTCATGGTGCTGCCACTGTACACCGCGCTGGAAAAAATGGATCTGACCCTGCTGGAAGCGGCGGAAGATCTGGGCGGACGCCCGCTGCAGAACTTCTTCCTCATTACCCTGCCACAGGCGGTACCGGGCATCATTGCCGGCTGCTTACTGGTGTTCATTCCGGCGGTAGGTGAGTACGTGATTCCGGCATTGCTGGGCGGCTCCGATACCCTGATGATCGGTAAGGTGCTGTGGGACGAGTTCTTCCTCAACCGCGACTGGCCGATGGCAAGTGCCGTAGCGACCGTGATGCTGATCGTGCTGGTCCTGCCGATCATGCTGATCCGAAACACTAAAGCCGGGAAGGAGCTAGCCTGA
- a CDS encoding ABC transporter ATP-binding protein has product MSQLSLSNISKVYSNGYHAIDNASVEIETGEFVVFVGPSGCGKSTLLRMIAGLEDVSGGEITLAGQRVNDLDPASRDIAMVFQNYALYPHMTVYKNLAYGLINRKIDKTEIDRRVQDAASMLQLSEYLDRKPNQLSGGQRQRVAMGRAIVREPKAFLFDEPLSNLDAKLRNKMRLEIKSLQRRLGITSVYVTHDQVEAMTMADKIVVINRGNIEQIGTPHEIYHNPNSLFVATFMGAPAMNILPVRISNQQLHLCDDQIISYPHDCSYGEYQLGIRPEALNIVDPGTPDAFSVTVSIVEDLGAQRVIHCQLCTEHITLTTPLTSIRSGQTLHLQADPDLMYLFTPAGERVLTRQVQEQAA; this is encoded by the coding sequence ATGTCACAGTTAAGCCTGAGTAATATCAGCAAAGTTTATTCAAATGGCTATCACGCCATCGACAATGCCAGTGTGGAAATTGAAACCGGGGAGTTCGTGGTATTTGTCGGCCCCTCCGGCTGCGGTAAGTCGACGCTGTTACGGATGATCGCCGGCCTGGAAGATGTTTCCGGTGGCGAAATCACCCTTGCCGGCCAGCGGGTCAATGACCTTGACCCTGCCAGCCGGGATATCGCCATGGTATTCCAGAACTACGCGCTCTACCCGCATATGACCGTGTATAAGAATCTGGCCTACGGCCTGATCAACCGGAAAATCGACAAGACTGAAATCGACCGTCGGGTTCAGGATGCCGCCAGCATGCTGCAACTGAGCGAATATCTGGACCGTAAACCGAACCAGCTATCCGGCGGACAGCGCCAGCGGGTTGCCATGGGCCGGGCCATTGTCCGTGAACCCAAGGCATTTCTGTTCGATGAACCCCTGTCTAATCTGGATGCCAAGCTGCGCAATAAAATGCGCCTGGAAATCAAAAGCCTGCAACGGCGGCTGGGAATCACCTCTGTATACGTCACCCATGATCAGGTGGAAGCCATGACCATGGCCGATAAAATCGTCGTAATTAACCGGGGTAATATTGAGCAGATTGGCACCCCCCACGAGATTTATCACAACCCGAACAGCCTGTTTGTTGCGACCTTCATGGGGGCACCGGCAATGAATATTCTGCCGGTACGGATCAGCAACCAACAGTTACATCTGTGCGACGATCAGATCATCAGCTATCCGCACGACTGCAGTTACGGCGAGTATCAGTTAGGCATTCGCCCGGAGGCCCTGAACATTGTTGACCCGGGCACCCCTGACGCATTCAGTGTGACGGTCAGCATTGTTGAGGATCTGGGCGCCCAGCGGGTCATTCACTGCCAGCTCTGTACGGAACACATCACCCTGACAACGCCCCTGACCAGTATCCGTTCCGGCCAGACCCTGCACCTGCAGGCAGATCCTGACCTGATGTATCTGTTTACCCCTGCCGGTGAACGGGTGCTGACCCGGCAGGTTCAGGAACAGGCTGCCTGA
- a CDS encoding DUF3726 domain-containing protein produces the protein MYVSLNELSAALRRCFEANGYSVGQYEDAANAIVWLEQHGCKGLDELYRSLPFLETDQVKPGSQVSYEDASSLVLECTGRSALNCVAAAVDLVQVKARHAGIATLTLHNCHNRMFVMKALADCGRRGLSAVAYWQNGSDVITEHTAAIRAGDSYPNYARVELSPEAQGEAVEHQSLTLLCTRQLNLTSSLRNQRQGKGLLELTPAQLEENGRLALDQGIHIDAQLWASINDIGNAVLVENSESSRQGAGA, from the coding sequence ATGTACGTATCACTGAATGAACTGAGTGCCGCGTTGCGCCGTTGCTTTGAAGCAAACGGTTACAGCGTTGGCCAGTATGAAGATGCCGCCAATGCCATTGTCTGGCTGGAACAACATGGCTGTAAGGGGCTGGATGAACTGTACCGTTCGCTGCCATTTCTGGAAACCGATCAGGTAAAACCCGGCAGCCAGGTCAGCTATGAAGATGCTTCATCGCTGGTGCTTGAATGTACCGGTCGCAGCGCCCTGAACTGTGTGGCCGCCGCGGTTGATCTGGTGCAGGTTAAAGCCCGTCATGCGGGGATTGCCACCCTGACACTGCATAACTGCCATAACCGTATGTTTGTGATGAAAGCACTGGCTGACTGTGGTCGCCGGGGCCTGAGTGCCGTTGCCTACTGGCAGAATGGCTCAGACGTTATTACCGAACATACTGCGGCGATCAGGGCCGGCGACAGCTACCCGAATTACGCCCGGGTTGAATTGTCCCCTGAAGCACAGGGTGAAGCCGTTGAGCACCAGAGCCTGACATTGCTCTGCACCCGGCAGCTGAACCTGACCTCGTCACTGCGTAATCAGCGCCAGGGCAAAGGTTTGCTGGAGCTGACCCCGGCACAACTGGAAGAAAACGGCCGGCTTGCGCTGGATCAGGGCATTCATATTGATGCGCAGCTGTGGGCCAGTATCAATGATATCGGTAATGCGGTACTGGTAGAAAACAGCGAAAGCTCACGTCAGGGGGCCGGCGCATAA
- a CDS encoding ABC transporter permease subunit has translation MKKQQFQHSALPYFLIAPQLLIILIFFVWPALQSVQLSLYLEDPWGLSSTFVGLDNYTDALSSDYYHQSALFTLIFSSAVTFFSLALALLLAVKADKVIHAQTSYKILLIWPYAVAPAVAGLIGIFLFDSHVGPLYHLLNQLWAFDHKLDPTDATLALILMSVWKQISINFVYFLAGLQSIPRAVKEAAAIDCQSSFKRFWSIDFPLLAPTTFFLLVINITYAFFETFGIIDTLTRGAPGGETTSLVYKVYRDGFIGADLGGSSAQSVILMVFVMALTVVQFRFIERKIHY, from the coding sequence ATGAAAAAACAACAGTTTCAACATTCAGCTCTGCCCTACTTTCTGATTGCCCCGCAGTTGCTGATTATTCTGATTTTCTTTGTCTGGCCAGCCCTGCAGTCCGTGCAGCTGAGCCTGTATCTTGAAGATCCCTGGGGGCTAAGCAGCACCTTTGTCGGCCTGGATAATTATACTGATGCTCTGAGCAGTGATTATTACCACCAGTCGGCCCTGTTTACGCTGATTTTTTCCAGTGCCGTTACTTTTTTCTCACTGGCGCTGGCACTGTTACTTGCGGTCAAGGCTGACAAGGTCATCCATGCGCAAACCAGTTATAAAATCCTGCTTATCTGGCCCTATGCGGTTGCACCGGCAGTCGCCGGGCTGATCGGTATTTTCCTGTTCGACTCCCACGTTGGCCCCCTGTATCACCTGCTGAATCAGCTGTGGGCCTTTGATCATAAGCTCGACCCCACCGATGCGACGCTGGCGCTGATTCTGATGTCGGTATGGAAGCAGATCAGCATCAACTTTGTGTACTTTCTGGCGGGTCTGCAGAGCATCCCCAGAGCCGTCAAAGAAGCCGCCGCCATTGATTGCCAGAGCAGTTTTAAGCGCTTCTGGAGCATTGATTTTCCGTTGCTGGCGCCGACCACCTTCTTCCTGCTGGTGATCAATATCACGTACGCCTTTTTTGAGACCTTCGGCATCATCGACACCCTGACCCGCGGTGCCCCCGGCGGTGAAACCACCAGCCTGGTGTACAAGGTTTACCGGGACGGTTTTATCGGTGCTGATCTGGGGGGCAGTTCAGCCCAGTCCGTGATTCTGATGGTGTTTGTCATGGCGCTGACGGTTGTCCAGTTCCGTTTCATCGAACGCAAAATTCACTACTGA
- a CDS encoding Ldh family oxidoreductase → MPVLSLEDIRQLSFDALRRCGANEEHATAVALELMDAEAEGIRNVGLGYIHLYLNHLKCGKVIGDAKPEVVKQTAAATLVNARHGFCHTAYLHAEEQLIETTRREGVGMLAIQQSYSAGVLGWFVRRLAQRGLVSLMFANSSKAVAAHGGKVPFFGTNPFAFGSPRQSASGEPQPPVVVDMATASTARVNIVKAANAGQPIEPGHAIDADGNPTTDAAAALKGAQLPVGGPKGFGLGLIVDLMGGALTGSNCSYEASMFSTNDGGPPNVGQTIIAFNPDFYSEGYLQHLETMFTALTDDNDVRIPGERRQQLREQHERDGVEVPQDLLDKIAALSE, encoded by the coding sequence ATGCCGGTTTTATCACTGGAAGACATTCGTCAGCTGAGTTTTGACGCACTGCGCCGCTGTGGTGCTAATGAAGAACATGCCACTGCGGTAGCACTTGAACTGATGGATGCAGAAGCCGAAGGGATTCGTAACGTCGGCCTGGGATATATCCATCTTTACCTGAATCATCTGAAATGCGGCAAGGTTATTGGCGACGCCAAACCCGAAGTGGTAAAGCAGACCGCTGCGGCAACGCTGGTAAATGCCCGTCATGGTTTTTGCCATACCGCCTACCTGCACGCTGAAGAACAACTGATCGAAACCACCCGCCGTGAAGGGGTTGGCATGCTGGCGATTCAGCAGTCTTACTCCGCCGGTGTGCTGGGCTGGTTCGTGCGCCGGCTGGCGCAGCGTGGGCTGGTCTCCCTGATGTTTGCCAACTCCTCTAAAGCGGTGGCGGCCCATGGTGGTAAGGTGCCTTTCTTCGGCACCAATCCCTTTGCCTTTGGTTCGCCACGGCAAAGCGCCTCCGGAGAGCCGCAGCCTCCGGTGGTTGTCGATATGGCCACGGCCTCTACCGCCCGGGTGAACATTGTTAAAGCCGCTAACGCCGGCCAGCCGATTGAACCGGGTCATGCCATTGATGCCGACGGCAACCCGACCACTGATGCCGCGGCCGCCCTGAAAGGTGCTCAGCTACCGGTAGGCGGGCCAAAAGGCTTTGGTCTGGGATTGATTGTTGACCTGATGGGCGGTGCCCTGACGGGCAGTAACTGCTCCTATGAAGCGTCTATGTTCTCTACTAATGACGGTGGGCCACCAAACGTGGGCCAGACCATCATCGCCTTCAACCCGGACTTTTACAGCGAAGGGTATCTGCAGCATCTGGAAACAATGTTTACTGCGCTGACCGATGACAACGACGTCCGTATTCCGGGCGAGCGCCGTCAGCAGTTACGGGAACAGCACGAGCGGGATGGCGTAGAAGTGCCACAGGATCTGCTGGATAAGATTGCAGCCTTGTCAGAATGA